A single region of the Verrucomicrobiia bacterium genome encodes:
- a CDS encoding DUF1287 domain-containing protein, with protein sequence MLGAAICSAEVQPDKLITAARNQIGITVSYDSSYRKLKYPGGDVSMDTGVCADVIVRAFREQGVDLQKEIHEDMLREFAAYPRKWGLKKPDQNIDHRRVPNLMTYFQRKGYALPNDREVEHYAAGDVVAWDLGGGITHIGFVSDKRSQNGVPLVIHNIGGGVQEEGILFQFQIIGHYRLK encoded by the coding sequence ATGCTTGGCGCTGCCATCTGCTCCGCCGAGGTCCAACCGGATAAGCTGATTACGGCAGCGAGAAACCAGATTGGAATTACCGTCTCTTACGACTCTTCCTACCGCAAGTTAAAATATCCCGGAGGGGATGTTTCCATGGATACTGGAGTATGTGCTGATGTCATAGTCCGTGCCTTCCGGGAACAGGGGGTTGATCTACAGAAGGAAATCCATGAGGACATGTTGCGGGAGTTCGCTGCGTACCCACGGAAATGGGGTTTGAAGAAACCGGACCAGAATATCGATCACCGCCGAGTGCCGAATCTAATGACCTATTTCCAACGGAAGGGATACGCGCTACCCAATGACCGGGAGGTGGAGCACTACGCCGCGGGCGATGTCGTCGCGTGGGACCTGGGAGGCGGGATCACGCACATAGGATTCGTCTCCGACAAACGCTCTCAGAACGGCGTTCCGCTGGTGATCCACAACATTGGTGGTGGAGTGCAAGAAGAGGGCATTCTGTTCCAGTTTCAAATAATTGGACACTATCGTCTGAAATGA
- a CDS encoding inositol monophosphatase family protein: protein MLETAIEAASAAGKLLRKNFGSTLNVNLATQHDIKLELDEQAQAVITRVILADFPDHCILGEEAVTGNPNADVRWVVDPLDGTVNYFYGIPHYAVSIAAQERRDGDHWETVAGVVLAPEIDELFTSAKGQPATLQGKPIQVSTRTLPSEAIVVMGFFKSMETIDQGLQSFGQIIHKVRKVRLMGAAALDVAYVACGRFDAYLEYGIKLWDIAAGQLILENAGGRVESKPLLAPHTFDVRMWNGKLPLAELFKPAQP from the coding sequence ATGTTGGAAACGGCCATCGAAGCAGCGAGTGCCGCCGGGAAACTGCTGCGGAAGAATTTCGGCTCGACACTAAACGTCAACCTCGCCACACAACACGACATCAAGCTGGAACTTGACGAGCAGGCGCAGGCAGTCATCACCCGGGTCATTCTCGCGGATTTTCCCGACCACTGCATTCTCGGCGAAGAAGCGGTGACGGGTAATCCCAACGCGGACGTGCGCTGGGTGGTCGATCCTCTCGACGGGACGGTGAACTATTTCTACGGCATCCCGCATTACGCGGTGTCCATTGCGGCGCAAGAGCGACGGGATGGCGATCATTGGGAGACGGTGGCCGGCGTGGTGCTTGCGCCGGAGATCGATGAGTTGTTCACCAGCGCGAAAGGTCAACCGGCAACCCTGCAAGGCAAACCAATCCAGGTCAGTACCCGAACACTGCCTTCCGAGGCCATCGTGGTCATGGGTTTCTTCAAGAGTATGGAGACAATCGATCAAGGCCTGCAAAGCTTTGGCCAGATCATCCACAAGGTGCGCAAGGTCCGCTTGATGGGCGCGGCGGCGCTCGACGTGGCGTACGTGGCCTGCGGCCGCTTCGACGCGTACTTGGAATACGGCATCAAACTGTGGGACATCGCCGCCGGCCAACTCATCCTTGAAAACGCCGGTGGTCGCGTCGAAAGCAAACCATTACTCGCTCCACACACTTTTGACGTGCGGATGTGGAATGGAAAGTTGCCGCTCGCGGAATTATTCAAACCGGCCCAGCCGTGA
- a CDS encoding type IV pilus twitching motility protein PilT: MPALDQYFRDMVTKNASDFHLSSGNTPTFRMGGTMTTVGKEILTADAVKTLIYEIMPERNRVEWEQTHDTDFAYELSGTARFRCNAFADRNGIGAVFRLIPSKILSFKDLGLPDTIKKLCFLQKGLVLVTGPTGSGKSTTLAALIDFINEKRTDHIITIEDPIEFVHPNKKCLLNQREVHSHTDGFKRALRAALREDPDIVLVGEMRDVETVGIALETAETGHLVFGTLHTNSAHMTVDRLINQFPADEQPQIRCSLAEGLKGVVSQTLCKKKGGGRVAALEILMGSYALSANIREGKLQQIPNFIQMGRKEGMCSLNDSLLDLVSRGIVEPSEAYQKAISKDEFLKRMGTLPNCRSPKGAPWTEEELLQAAEQAEAGNGGNGSESLPPPPRVPDRNLAQRVEELVVN, encoded by the coding sequence ATGCCTGCACTAGACCAATACTTCCGTGACATGGTGACCAAAAACGCCTCGGATTTCCATCTCTCCAGTGGAAATACTCCCACCTTCCGCATGGGTGGGACGATGACCACTGTCGGTAAGGAAATTCTCACGGCTGACGCTGTCAAAACGCTCATTTATGAGATCATGCCCGAACGCAACCGCGTCGAATGGGAGCAGACTCACGATACCGATTTCGCCTACGAACTGAGCGGGACGGCTCGTTTCCGCTGTAACGCATTCGCCGACCGCAACGGCATTGGCGCGGTGTTCCGTCTCATCCCGTCAAAGATCCTCAGTTTCAAAGACCTTGGCCTGCCCGACACGATCAAGAAATTGTGTTTCCTCCAAAAAGGCCTCGTGCTCGTCACCGGACCGACCGGCAGCGGGAAATCGACGACGCTGGCGGCGCTGATTGATTTCATCAACGAAAAACGCACCGACCACATCATTACCATTGAAGATCCGATCGAGTTCGTGCATCCGAACAAGAAATGCCTTCTCAACCAGCGCGAGGTCCATTCCCACACCGACGGCTTCAAGCGCGCGCTACGGGCCGCCTTGCGCGAGGACCCCGACATCGTGCTCGTCGGCGAAATGCGCGATGTCGAGACCGTGGGCATCGCGCTCGAAACCGCCGAGACGGGGCATTTGGTTTTCGGCACGCTGCACACCAACAGCGCGCACATGACGGTGGACCGGCTCATCAACCAATTCCCCGCCGACGAACAGCCGCAAATCCGTTGCAGCCTGGCGGAAGGCTTGAAAGGCGTCGTCTCGCAAACCCTGTGCAAGAAGAAGGGCGGCGGACGCGTCGCGGCGCTGGAGATTCTCATGGGCAGCTACGCTCTCAGCGCCAATATTCGCGAGGGCAAACTGCAGCAGATCCCGAACTTCATCCAGATGGGGCGCAAAGAAGGTATGTGCTCGCTGAATGATTCGTTGTTGGATCTGGTTTCGAGGGGCATCGTGGAGCCTTCCGAGGCCTACCAGAAAGCGATTTCCAAGGACGAATTCCTCAAGCGCATGGGCACACTCCCGAACTGCCGCTCGCCCAAGGGTGCGCCGTGGACGGAAGAGGAGTTGCTCCAGGCCGCCGAACAGGCCGAAGCCGGCAACGGTGGAAATGGCAGCGAGTCGTTGCCGCCGCCGCCGCGAGTTCCCGACCGGAATTTGGCCCAGCGCGTCGAAGAACTTGTGGTTAACTGA
- a CDS encoding glycosyltransferase family 39 protein produces the protein MNLAQLWKNEAVRQRLNSTTVHLLALAALTAYCVATSWRRWPQPLTDFGNDLYRPWRIAHGAVLYRDLDSFYGPLSQYINATIFALFGPGMMHLVWANLVVLGVILATLYRLLRQAWGGGTALLASALFVTVFGFSQSNYTYVAPYSQETTHGMLALLLLLVALDRWLVNPSRLWSFSAGVLFGLTALLKTEFMFAGFLLTLVAVVLRWQSVRQFGSGCLAALATGAVLPTLLFVGYFARHLSLGDSWVAACHVWLNVTATIAFVRDPLQIEFLGFDQPWAHLLQHLQATLIATVIIASVIALAKIADLQGNRVRGIAIGAATMVLVSGIAWWAVNWVNIGRCLLGLVLLYLAGQVTAFICNPSRHSHPAMNLRILFAVLAAALMARMVLNGRIYQFGYYQAAMAGTVVPAVLWGESSCWARVRRQGRATILFGFLALLLPGVAMLMAQSRHVWKMKTYAVGEGPDRFYTFPPRNEPIGGIVRTVVKSLSQQPGDRTLLVLPEGLMLNYLARLRSPLAPPMYFSIYTEHGREALLVDELQRQPPDFVVIISRDLTEYGINRYGEAPGRGQLLLRWVRANYRVFEAVGGDPLDVQQRGAIILQRDGSQPVS, from the coding sequence ATGAATCTCGCACAGCTATGGAAGAATGAGGCTGTGCGGCAGCGATTGAATTCAACGACTGTTCATTTGTTGGCTCTGGCCGCCTTGACCGCCTATTGCGTCGCCACCTCCTGGCGGCGGTGGCCGCAGCCATTAACTGACTTTGGAAATGATCTTTACCGTCCTTGGCGCATTGCACACGGTGCCGTGCTCTATCGGGACCTGGATAGCTTTTACGGGCCGCTTTCGCAGTACATTAACGCAACGATCTTCGCCCTTTTTGGTCCGGGCATGATGCATTTGGTATGGGCAAATCTGGTTGTCTTGGGAGTCATTCTGGCGACACTTTATCGGCTTCTGCGCCAGGCGTGGGGAGGGGGCACGGCACTGCTTGCTTCAGCGCTGTTTGTGACGGTGTTTGGTTTCTCACAGTCCAATTACACCTATGTTGCGCCCTACTCGCAAGAGACCACTCATGGAATGCTCGCCTTGCTTCTGCTGCTGGTGGCGCTCGACCGATGGCTGGTGAATCCTAGCCGTCTGTGGAGTTTCTCTGCCGGCGTTCTTTTTGGTCTCACCGCTTTGCTCAAGACCGAATTCATGTTTGCCGGGTTTTTGCTCACCCTGGTGGCGGTTGTGTTGCGCTGGCAGTCTGTTCGTCAATTCGGTAGTGGCTGCCTGGCGGCGTTGGCGACGGGCGCCGTCTTGCCCACGCTGCTGTTCGTTGGATACTTCGCGCGGCATCTTTCCCTGGGAGACTCTTGGGTGGCTGCATGCCATGTTTGGTTGAATGTCACGGCTACGATTGCCTTTGTCCGGGATCCGCTCCAGATTGAATTCCTTGGCTTCGATCAGCCTTGGGCGCATTTGCTGCAACACCTGCAAGCGACCTTGATCGCCACGGTCATCATCGCCTCCGTCATCGCTCTCGCCAAGATCGCCGACCTCCAAGGCAACCGGGTGCGGGGTATTGCAATCGGAGCGGCGACGATGGTGCTGGTTTCAGGGATTGCCTGGTGGGCGGTTAACTGGGTCAACATCGGGCGCTGCCTCCTGGGTCTGGTGCTGCTGTACCTCGCAGGGCAAGTGACAGCTTTCATCTGCAACCCCAGCCGCCACAGTCACCCTGCCATGAATCTTCGAATTCTTTTTGCGGTCCTGGCAGCAGCGCTCATGGCGAGAATGGTGCTCAATGGCCGTATCTATCAATTCGGTTACTATCAGGCGGCGATGGCTGGCACGGTTGTGCCTGCCGTACTCTGGGGCGAGTCTTCATGTTGGGCAAGAGTTCGACGGCAAGGCCGCGCGACCATCCTTTTCGGCTTCCTCGCCCTGCTCTTGCCCGGCGTGGCGATGCTGATGGCCCAATCAAGACATGTGTGGAAGATGAAGACGTACGCGGTCGGCGAGGGTCCTGACCGGTTCTATACGTTTCCTCCGAGAAATGAACCGATTGGAGGGATCGTGCGGACTGTTGTGAAGTCATTGAGCCAGCAGCCGGGCGATCGGACCTTGCTGGTTTTGCCCGAGGGCTTGATGCTTAATTATCTCGCACGCCTGCGCAGTCCCCTGGCCCCACCGATGTACTTCTCCATATACACCGAGCACGGAAGGGAAGCGTTGCTTGTCGACGAGTTACAGCGTCAACCACCCGATTTCGTTGTAATCATCAGTCGTGATCTAACAGAGTATGGGATCAATCGATATGGTGAAGCTCCCGGCCGGGGACAATTGCTGTTGCGCTGGGTCCGCGCGAACTATCGGGTCTTTGAGGCGGTCGGTGGTGATCCGTTGGATGTTCAACAGCGAGGGGCAATCATTCTGCAAAGAGACGGGTCACAACCCGTTAGCTAA
- a CDS encoding AAA family ATPase, which produces MYKEFYGLREYPFNMTPDPAFLFLSRHHRVALDVLLYGIRERKGFIAITGEVGAGKTTLCRALLNSLDAKTKTALILNPSLSDSQILRAITDEFRLQPAKTTKKDLYDSINGFLLRELAANHNVALIVDEAQNLKPSVLEQIRLLSNLETEKEKLLQIILVGQPELAEILDRDSLRQLKQRISLRYHVASLAPEEIGEYIDHRLRVAGGDGRIQWAPETLTFIYSYSRGIPRLINVLCDKALLAGYIAETFVIDARNIKRAIEDTECKLPASAVERMAEVAAE; this is translated from the coding sequence ATGTATAAAGAATTCTACGGACTGCGCGAGTATCCGTTTAACATGACGCCGGACCCGGCGTTCCTTTTCCTGAGCCGCCATCATCGCGTCGCTTTGGACGTCCTCCTTTACGGTATTCGCGAACGCAAGGGGTTCATCGCGATCACGGGTGAGGTTGGCGCGGGGAAGACGACGCTCTGTCGGGCACTCCTCAATTCGCTCGACGCCAAGACCAAGACCGCGCTGATCCTGAATCCGTCCTTGTCCGATTCGCAGATTTTGCGGGCGATCACGGACGAGTTCCGTCTGCAGCCCGCGAAGACGACGAAGAAGGATTTGTACGACTCGATCAACGGGTTCCTGTTGCGCGAGCTTGCCGCCAACCACAACGTCGCGTTGATCGTTGACGAGGCACAGAACCTCAAGCCGAGCGTGCTGGAGCAGATCCGCTTGCTCTCTAATCTCGAAACCGAGAAAGAGAAACTCCTGCAGATTATCCTCGTCGGCCAGCCCGAGCTGGCAGAGATCCTCGACCGCGACAGCTTGCGCCAGCTCAAACAGCGCATTTCACTGCGCTATCACGTTGCGTCGCTCGCTCCCGAGGAAATCGGCGAATACATCGACCACCGCCTGCGCGTGGCCGGTGGGGACGGCCGGATCCAGTGGGCGCCGGAAACGTTGACGTTCATTTACTCCTACTCGCGCGGCATTCCGCGCCTGATCAATGTGCTGTGCGACAAGGCCCTGCTAGCCGGCTACATCGCCGAGACCTTTGTCATCGACGCGCGGAACATCAAGCGCGCCATTGAAGACACCGAGTGCAAACTGCCCGCAAGTGCCGTCGAGCGGATGGCGGAGGTGGCCGCCGAATGA
- the smpB gene encoding SsrA-binding protein SmpB, with protein sequence MASQILNHKARRDYFITETCEAGIELKGTEVKSLRNARASIDEAFARVERGQCWLYNAHINPYEFGNRNNVDPLRPRRLLLHKKEIVRLGNQINTAGMAIIPLKIYFTKRYAKVQLGIGKGKSQVDKRETLKRKTADREIQRALRDRTK encoded by the coding sequence ATGGCTTCACAGATTCTCAATCATAAAGCCCGCCGCGATTATTTCATCACCGAGACCTGCGAAGCGGGCATTGAGTTGAAGGGCACGGAGGTCAAATCCCTCCGCAACGCCCGCGCTTCCATTGACGAAGCCTTCGCCCGCGTTGAGCGCGGCCAGTGCTGGCTGTACAACGCCCACATCAATCCCTACGAATTCGGCAATCGCAACAACGTCGATCCGCTCCGTCCCCGCCGCCTGTTGCTCCATAAAAAAGAAATCGTTCGTCTCGGCAATCAGATCAACACCGCAGGCATGGCGATCATTCCGCTGAAGATTTACTTCACCAAGCGGTACGCCAAAGTCCAACTTGGCATCGGCAAGGGCAAGTCCCAGGTCGATAAGCGCGAGACGCTGAAACGCAAGACCGCCGACCGGGAGATTCAGCGCGCCCTGCGCGACCGGACGAAATAG
- a CDS encoding DNA-directed RNA polymerase subunit omega, whose product MKSKFLEPAQLTIPNPELLINLVSRRVRQLAQGHRPLTQTDPRMDMSEIALKEISEGKLGYEFPTDAEVLPQAPALPVE is encoded by the coding sequence ATGAAGAGTAAATTTTTGGAACCGGCACAACTAACTATTCCGAACCCTGAGTTGCTTATCAACCTCGTGTCGCGGCGCGTGCGCCAACTTGCGCAGGGACATCGGCCCCTGACGCAAACCGATCCCCGGATGGATATGTCCGAGATCGCGCTGAAGGAAATCAGCGAAGGCAAGCTCGGGTACGAATTCCCAACCGATGCCGAGGTTCTGCCGCAAGCCCCGGCGCTCCCTGTCGAGTAG
- the groL gene encoding chaperonin GroEL (60 kDa chaperone family; promotes refolding of misfolded polypeptides especially under stressful conditions; forms two stacked rings of heptamers to form a barrel-shaped 14mer; ends can be capped by GroES; misfolded proteins enter the barrel where they are refolded when GroES binds), with protein MAAKQLLFDEDARKALLRGVEKLSRAVKVTLGPKGRNVVLDKKFGSPTITKDGVTVAKEIELEDPYENMGAQMVREVASKTSDIAGDGTTTATVLAESIYREGLRNVTAGANPMALQRGINKAVTAVVEHLNKISKKVKDRSEIMQVATISANGDKTIGNIIADAMDKVGKDGTITVEEAKSIETTLDVVEGMQFDKGYLSPYFVTNPESMECILEDAYILINEKKISSLKDMLPLLEKTAKLGKPLLIISEDVEGEALATLVVNKLRGTIHVAAVKAPGFGDRRKEMMNDIAILTGGKFLSEDLGIKLEKVELDDLGRAKRIIIDKENTTIVEGNGKQSDVQGRINQIRRAIEETTSDYDREKLQERLAKLAGGVAVVYVGAATETEMKEKKARVEDALHATRAAVEEGIVPGGGTALIRAIPALDELRLKGDEAIGAEIVKRALEEPLRQLADNAGWEGSLVVQELKARKGWEGFDVDKLEYVDMGKAGIIDPTKVTRSALQHASSIAGLLLTTECCVTEVPEKEKAPMGGPPGGGMGGMDY; from the coding sequence ATGGCTGCAAAACAATTGTTGTTTGATGAAGACGCGCGCAAGGCATTGTTGCGCGGAGTCGAGAAACTGAGCCGGGCCGTCAAGGTCACGCTCGGACCGAAGGGCCGCAATGTGGTCCTCGACAAGAAATTTGGTTCGCCAACCATCACCAAGGACGGTGTGACGGTGGCGAAGGAAATCGAACTGGAAGATCCGTACGAGAACATGGGCGCCCAGATGGTGCGCGAAGTCGCCAGCAAGACCAGCGACATCGCCGGCGATGGCACGACCACCGCGACGGTTCTGGCCGAGTCCATTTACCGCGAAGGCCTGCGCAACGTGACCGCGGGCGCCAATCCGATGGCGTTACAGCGCGGCATCAACAAGGCTGTTACAGCGGTAGTCGAGCACCTCAACAAGATTAGCAAGAAGGTCAAGGACCGCAGCGAAATCATGCAGGTCGCGACGATCTCCGCGAACGGCGACAAGACCATTGGCAACATCATTGCCGATGCGATGGACAAGGTTGGCAAAGACGGCACGATCACGGTCGAAGAAGCCAAGTCGATTGAGACTACACTCGACGTTGTCGAGGGTATGCAGTTCGACAAGGGGTATCTCTCGCCCTATTTCGTGACCAACCCCGAGTCGATGGAGTGCATCCTCGAAGACGCCTACATCCTCATCAACGAGAAGAAGATCAGCAGCCTCAAGGACATGCTGCCGTTGCTCGAGAAGACCGCGAAGCTCGGCAAACCGCTGTTGATCATCTCCGAAGATGTCGAAGGCGAAGCGCTGGCGACCCTCGTGGTCAACAAACTGCGCGGCACGATCCACGTGGCGGCGGTGAAAGCTCCTGGCTTCGGTGATCGTCGCAAGGAAATGATGAACGACATCGCCATCCTCACGGGCGGTAAGTTCCTCAGCGAAGATCTCGGCATCAAGCTGGAGAAAGTCGAACTCGACGATCTCGGCCGGGCCAAGCGCATCATCATCGACAAGGAAAACACGACCATCGTCGAGGGTAATGGCAAGCAGTCCGATGTCCAGGGCCGCATCAACCAGATTCGCCGGGCCATCGAAGAGACCACCAGCGACTACGACCGCGAGAAGTTGCAGGAACGTCTCGCCAAGTTGGCGGGCGGCGTGGCCGTGGTGTACGTCGGCGCGGCGACCGAGACCGAAATGAAAGAAAAGAAGGCGCGCGTTGAAGATGCATTGCACGCGACCCGCGCAGCTGTCGAAGAGGGAATCGTCCCCGGCGGCGGCACGGCATTGATCCGCGCGATTCCGGCGCTCGATGAGCTCCGGCTCAAGGGCGACGAGGCGATTGGCGCCGAGATCGTCAAACGCGCGCTTGAGGAACCGTTGCGTCAGTTGGCCGATAACGCCGGCTGGGAAGGTTCGCTCGTTGTCCAGGAGTTGAAGGCCCGCAAAGGCTGGGAAGGCTTCGACGTGGACAAGCTCGAATACGTGGACATGGGCAAGGCGGGCATTATCGACCCGACGAAGGTCACCCGTTCCGCCCTGCAACACGCATCGAGCATCGCCGGTCTCTTGCTGACCACCGAGTGCTGCGTCACCGAAGTGCCTGAGAAGGAAAAGGCACCCATGGGCGGCCCTCCGGGCGGCGGCATGGGCGGCATGGACTACTAA
- the groES gene encoding co-chaperone GroES codes for MSVKPLGDRVLVQPVEEQEVKKGGIIIPDTAKEKPQEGKVVALGTGKRDEDGKLIPFEVKKGDRVLISKYGGTEIKIDGKEYLIMEESQILGILE; via the coding sequence ATGAGCGTAAAACCATTGGGCGATCGGGTGCTGGTGCAGCCGGTTGAAGAGCAGGAAGTGAAGAAGGGCGGAATCATCATTCCGGATACCGCCAAAGAGAAGCCCCAGGAGGGCAAGGTAGTCGCCCTGGGCACCGGCAAGCGCGATGAGGACGGGAAACTCATTCCGTTTGAGGTGAAGAAGGGTGATCGCGTGCTGATCAGCAAGTATGGTGGCACGGAGATCAAGATCGATGGCAAAGAGTATCTGATCATGGAAGAGAGTCAGATCCTCGGGATTTTGGAATAA
- the dnaK gene encoding molecular chaperone DnaK produces the protein MAKVLGIDLGTTNSCMAVMEGGEPVVIPNAEGGRTTPSIVGFTKSGERLVGQAAKRQGVVNPTNTVYSIKRFMGRKYDEVEMERKRVPYQVVRASNGDAGVKVVVGGEEKTFTPPEISAMILGKMKADAEAYLGEKITQAVITVPAYFNDAQRQATKDAGKIAGLEVLRIINEPTAASLAYGLDKKKDEHIAVYDLGGGTFDISLLNIGDGVFEVLATNGDTHLGGDDFDERVMNWIIDDFKKETGADLKKQPDALQRIKEESEKAKIALSSAMEYEINLPFITADASGPKHIVKKLTRAKLEQLCDELIERTVPPVEACLRDGKLDMSKVDELVLVGGMTRMPKVVETARKLIGKAPHQGVNPDEVVAIGAGIQGGVLTGQVKQDIVLLDVTPLSLGIETLGNVFTPLIPRNTTIPTRKSEIFSTAADSQTSVEVHVMQGERPMARDNKTIGRFHLTDLPPAPRGVPQIEVGFDIDANGILHVSAKDLGTGKSQKITITASSGLSKEEVEKMRKEAEAHAEEDQKLREQVELKNRSDARVYETEKLMKEHKDLINDDQRKKLEDALAKVKDALKTENFDAMKTAEEQLTEVWHAVSSDIYAKAREKSGAGAAPGGPGPQPEASAEPAKPAGKEGEVVDADFEMVDDDKKK, from the coding sequence ATGGCAAAAGTTTTAGGAATCGATTTAGGAACAACCAACTCCTGTATGGCGGTCATGGAGGGAGGCGAGCCGGTCGTCATCCCCAACGCGGAAGGCGGACGCACCACACCATCGATCGTGGGGTTCACGAAATCCGGCGAGCGGCTGGTCGGTCAGGCCGCCAAGCGCCAGGGTGTCGTCAATCCGACGAACACCGTCTATTCAATCAAGCGTTTCATGGGCCGCAAGTACGACGAGGTCGAGATGGAGCGCAAGCGCGTCCCTTATCAGGTCGTCCGCGCCTCCAACGGCGACGCCGGCGTCAAGGTCGTGGTCGGCGGCGAAGAGAAAACTTTCACGCCACCCGAAATTTCCGCGATGATTCTGGGCAAGATGAAGGCCGATGCCGAAGCCTACCTCGGCGAAAAGATCACGCAAGCCGTCATCACCGTTCCCGCATATTTTAACGACGCCCAGCGCCAGGCCACCAAGGACGCCGGCAAGATTGCCGGGCTGGAAGTCTTGCGCATTATCAATGAACCCACCGCGGCCTCGCTCGCCTACGGCCTCGACAAAAAGAAGGATGAGCATATCGCCGTGTACGACCTCGGTGGCGGCACGTTCGATATTTCCCTTTTAAACATCGGCGACGGCGTTTTCGAAGTGCTCGCCACCAACGGCGACACGCATCTCGGCGGTGACGACTTCGACGAGCGCGTGATGAATTGGATCATCGACGACTTCAAGAAGGAGACCGGGGCCGATCTGAAAAAGCAACCCGACGCACTACAGCGCATCAAAGAAGAAAGCGAGAAGGCCAAGATCGCGCTCTCCAGCGCGATGGAATACGAGATCAACCTGCCCTTCATCACCGCGGACGCCAGCGGTCCGAAGCACATCGTCAAGAAGCTGACGCGGGCGAAACTCGAACAACTTTGCGATGAATTGATTGAGCGCACGGTTCCTCCCGTCGAAGCCTGTTTGCGTGACGGCAAGCTCGACATGTCGAAAGTGGACGAGCTGGTGCTCGTCGGCGGTATGACACGTATGCCAAAGGTCGTTGAGACCGCGCGCAAGCTCATTGGCAAAGCGCCGCACCAGGGCGTGAATCCCGACGAAGTCGTCGCGATTGGCGCGGGCATCCAGGGCGGCGTCCTCACCGGTCAGGTCAAACAGGACATCGTTCTGCTCGACGTAACGCCGCTGTCTCTCGGCATCGAGACGTTGGGGAACGTGTTCACCCCGCTCATTCCCCGTAACACGACGATCCCCACCCGTAAGAGCGAGATCTTTTCGACCGCGGCCGACAGCCAGACCAGCGTCGAAGTTCACGTCATGCAGGGCGAACGACCGATGGCGCGCGACAACAAGACGATTGGGCGGTTTCACCTGACGGACCTTCCACCGGCGCCGCGAGGCGTGCCGCAGATTGAAGTCGGGTTCGACATCGATGCCAACGGCATCCTGCACGTCAGCGCGAAGGACCTCGGCACGGGCAAATCGCAGAAGATCACCATCACGGCATCGAGCGGCCTCTCGAAGGAAGAGGTCGAGAAGATGCGGAAGGAAGCGGAGGCGCACGCCGAGGAAGACCAGAAACTCCGCGAGCAGGTCGAATTGAAGAACCGTAGCGATGCGCGTGTGTACGAGACCGAGAAGTTGATGAAGGAGCACAAGGACCTCATCAATGATGACCAACGCAAGAAACTGGAAGACGCGTTGGCGAAGGTCAAAGACGCGCTCAAGACTGAGAACTTCGATGCGATGAAGACCGCCGAGGAACAATTGACCGAAGTGTGGCACGCGGTTTCATCGGACATCTACGCGAAGGCGCGCGAGAAGTCCGGTGCCGGCGCGGCCCCCGGTGGGCCCGGACCCCAGCCCGAAGCGTCGGCGGAGCCAGCGAAGCCCGCCGGCAAAGAAGGCGAGGTCGTGGACGCCGATTTCGAAATGGTGGACGACGACAAGAAGAAGTGA